Proteins encoded by one window of Nicotiana tabacum cultivar K326 chromosome 10, ASM71507v2, whole genome shotgun sequence:
- the LOC107789535 gene encoding trihelix transcription factor ENAP2-like: MKLNPKAQQFKSKQAPPPYVPTPHPPYPLHSIPSRRHPMIRRHGHTGNPSLDCSSNPNSSTTSHFPSAGVAAASRSRTMSDDDDRVAPPFSIKNSPSSSPSPSPSPPPPCTDNKLLALPPPPILNPASMSARTPVFPAREDCWSEAATHTLVEAWGSKYVELNRGNLRHQQWQEVADAVNALHGHTKKQYRTDIQCKNRIDTLKKKYKIEKARVSQSQGLYVSTWPFFSSLNALIGVTYKVSPSPSPETVIPQRRKSPSPSTAAFTPQWRSSPPLLPPPLFGIPVGFRSKRPAAAMDYTVSRRNFSAMAAAAAAASEDSGEEDEEGSEKSSRKRSGGGMVEGDGYRRIAEAIGRFGEIYERVEKAKQRQMLELEKQRMQFAKDLEIQRMKLIMESQLHLQKLKRSKPHFTSR; the protein is encoded by the coding sequence ATGAAGCTCAATCCAAAAGCCCAGCAGTTCAAATCCAAACAAGCCCCACCCCCCTACGTACCTACACCCCACCCACCCTACCCACTACACTCTATTCCCTCTCGTCGGCACCCAATGATCCGTCGACACGGCCATACTGGTAACCCCTCACTGGACTGTTCTTCTAACCCTAATTCCTCCACTACTTCTCATTTCCCATCAGCCGGCGTTGCCGCCGCTTCACGTTCCCGCACTATGTCCGACGACGACGACCGCGTAGCCCCGCCCTTCTCCATTAAAAACTCTCCTTCTTCGTCGCCGTCGCCGTCACCGTCACCTCCGCCGCCTTGTACAGACAACAAGCTACTAGCATTGCCTCCACCTCCAATTCTTAACCCGGCGTCGATGTCAGCTCGGACGCCAGTTTTTCCAGCTCGAGAAGATTGCTGGTCAGAGGCAGCGACACATACTTTAGTAGAGGCATGGGGTTCCAAGTACGTGGAGCTCAATCGCGGAAATCTCCGGCACCAGCAATGGCAGGAAGTCGCCGACGCTGTCAACGCCCTTCACGGCCACACCAAAAAGCAATACCGCACTGACATACAGTGCAAAAACCGCATTGACACCTTAAAGAAGAAGTACAAGATCGAGAAGGCTAGGGTTTCTCAATCTCAAGGACTTTATGTCTCCACGTGGCCTTTCTTCAGCAGCCTCAACGCCCTCATCGGCGTCACCTACAAAGTCTCGCCGTCTCCGTCGCCGGAAACGGTCATTCCTCAACGTAGAAAGTCTCCGTCGCCTTCGACGGCGGCGTTCACTCCTCAATGGAGATCGTCTCCACCGCTGCTTCCTCCGCCGCTATTTGGCATACCAGTTGGTTTCCGGTCGAAGCGCCCAGCGGCAGCTATGGATTACACGGTGTCACGGAGGAATTTCTCGGCCATGGCAGCAGCGGCGGCGGCTGCGTCTGAGGATTCAGGTGAAGAGGATGAGGAGGGATCGGAGAAGTCAAGTAGAAAGAGGAGTGGTGGGGGGATGGTAGAGGGGGATGGTTATAGGAGGATAGCTGAGGCAATAGGGAGGTTTGGGGAGATATATGAAAGAGTAGAAAAGGCAAAGCAGAGGCAAATGTTGGAGTTGGAGAAGCAAAGAATGCAATTCGCAAAGGACTTGGAAATTCAGAGAATGAAACTTATTATGGAGTCACAACTGCACCTTCAAAAGCTTAAACGCTCTAAACCGCACTTCACAAGCCG